In one Culex quinquefasciatus strain JHB chromosome 2, VPISU_Cqui_1.0_pri_paternal, whole genome shotgun sequence genomic region, the following are encoded:
- the LOC119767197 gene encoding mediator of RNA polymerase II transcription subunit 14-like: protein MPSSLLNPQPSPIAHLPGLTNMPYMDGQSDTDGSPFTTAHSPAAFNWPGSREMLQPSLRPGQSPNHKAQGEYSSLVFVSG from the coding sequence ATGCCGTCATCCCTGTTGAATCCTCAACCAAGTCCGATAGCCCACTTACCGGGACTGACAAACATGCCGTACATGGACGGACAATCGGACACTGATGGAAGTCCGTTTACGACGGCACACTCGCCAGCCGCTTTCAACTGGCCCGGATCGCGGGAAATGCTGCAACCATCACTACGACCTGGCCAAAGTCCGAACCACAAGGCGCAGGGTGAGTATTCTTCATTGGTTTTTGTTAGCGGTTGA